The Temnothorax longispinosus isolate EJ_2023e chromosome 12, Tlon_JGU_v1, whole genome shotgun sequence genome includes a window with the following:
- the LOC139822928 gene encoding uncharacterized protein isoform X1, whose amino-acid sequence MMDKRLKAIEEHYTNLEYENNTVKALPKISTLTKELKFMEINDFSERFLKTASVIEENLSLFKAACEHTDTITTIIKYLNYFGMKFKLGSNCDEEYKKDDVVLLVILTVLRICGEIEMLSFLEHAIIKNSALEKSIRYERLIHKIRSHTNEIILLGDADLYAVIGYLRNRKSIFDLIPSVNKVWVQEPIKEKFLWLVKEYVEYSFPIYTFRTKNELFTARTPNEINIVSIWTEDIVFAKNLAMSLNRDVLFINTYMDFYNGTVLLPYTKMFDETLYKRCEPNFDDSIKQLSVQRYVPVYNLFYDGIWQPPVKGTYCTVKNIHGVSQWANATSGDVNKCINSAEKGFKIWSSKSVACRMQILSKFASTLKCSEKFVMGDITSQWIKFSFIYENSLSWVSQSEGSEVTKIRNPRGVIILKEDDEIFLFQRLMQILTVGNSVIVICDSNFCSLVPYCNMFSVSEIPPGVINLLSSENVKDLELSLCGMDYESYAKQFFSEDPDDLEKTYINLTKPKHIIVPFK is encoded by the exons atGATGGACAAACGACTGAAAGCCATAGAGGAACATTATACTAATTTGGAATATGAAAACAACACAGTA AAAGCGCTACCAAAAATATCCACTTTAACTAAGGAATTGAAATTTATGGAAATCAACGACTTCTCAGAGAG ATTTCTCAAAACGGCATCTGTAATCGAAGagaatttatctctttttaaagcTGCTTGTGAACATACTGATACAATTACCACCATTATCAAGTACTTGAATTATTTCGGCATGAAGTTTAAGCTTGGCAGTAATTGCG aTGAAGAATACAAGAAGGATGATGTAGTCTTGTTAGTAATACTTACAGTCCTGAGAATATGTGGCGAAATCGAGATGCTTTCATTTCTGGAACATGCCATCAT CAAAAATTCAGCACTGGAAAAATCGATTCGATATGAAcgtttaatacataaaattagaA gTCATACAAATGAAATAATACTTCTGGGAGATGCGGATTTGTATGCCGTCATTGGATATTTGAGGAATAGAAAATCCATTTTTGATTTAATCCCATCTGTAAATAAAGTTTGGGTTCAAGAgccaataaaagagaaatttttgtgGCTTGTCAAGGAATATGTCGAATATTCCTTTCCCATTTATACATTTCGAACGAAGAACGAGTTATTTACAGCCAGGACACCAAATGAAATTAACATAGTATCCATATGGACGGAAGATATTGTATTTGCCAAAAACTTAGCGATGTCTTTAAAT AGAGAcgttctatttataaatacttacaTGGACTTTTACAATGGTACCGTGCTCTTGCcatatacaaaaatgtttgacGAAACGTTGTATAAACGGTGCGAGCCGAATTTCGACGATTCTATAAAACAGCTAAGTGTGCAAAGATATGTGCcagtttacaatttattttatgatggTATATGGCAACCGCCTGTAAAAGGCACATATTGCACGGTAAAGAACATACATGGTGTGAGCCAGTGGGCAAATGCAACAAG TGGCGATGTTAACAAATGCATTAATTCAGCCGAGAAAGGATTCAAAATATGGAGCAGTAAATCTGTTGCTTGTAGAATGCAAATATTATCCAAATTTGCGTCTACGTTAAAGTGCAGTGA GAAATTTGTAATGGGAGATATAACATCGCAATGGATAAAATTCTCATTTATCTATGAGAATTCTTTATCTTGGGTCTCACAAAGTGAAGGGTCagaagtaacaaaaattcgtAACCCAAGAggtgttattattttaaaggaGGACGatgaaatctttttatttcaacgactaatgcaaattttaaccgttggaaattctgttaTCGTTATATGCGACTCAAATTTCTGCAGTCTGGTACCATATTGTAACATGTTTTCAGTATCTGAGATACCGCCAGGTGTTATAAATTTGTTGTCAAGTGAAAATGTAAAGGATCTAGAATTATCTTTATGCGGGATGGACTACGAAAGCTATGCAAAACAGTTCTTCTCAGAAGATCCCGACGATCTCGAAAAAACTTACATAAACCTTACTAAACCGAAGCATATTATAGTTccttttaaatag
- the LOC139822928 gene encoding uncharacterized protein isoform X2 — MMDKRLKAIEEHYTNLEYENNTVKALPKISTLTKELKFMEINDFSERFLKTASVIEENLSLFKAACEHTDTITTIIKYLNYFGMKFKLGSNCDEEYKKDDVVLLVILTVLRICGEIEMLSFLEHAIIKNSALEKSIRYERLIHKIRSHTNEIILLGDADLYAVIGYLRNRKSIFDLIPSVNKVWVQEPIKEKFLWLVKEYVEYSFPIYTFRTKNELFTARTPNEINIVSIWTEDIVFAKNLAMSLNRDVLFINTYMDFYNGTVLLPYTKMFDETLYKRCEPNFDDSIKQLSVQRYVPVYNLFYDGIWQPPVKGTYCTVKNIHGVSQWANATSGDVNKCINSAEKGFKIWSSKSVACRMQILSKFASTLKCRNL; from the exons atGATGGACAAACGACTGAAAGCCATAGAGGAACATTATACTAATTTGGAATATGAAAACAACACAGTA AAAGCGCTACCAAAAATATCCACTTTAACTAAGGAATTGAAATTTATGGAAATCAACGACTTCTCAGAGAG ATTTCTCAAAACGGCATCTGTAATCGAAGagaatttatctctttttaaagcTGCTTGTGAACATACTGATACAATTACCACCATTATCAAGTACTTGAATTATTTCGGCATGAAGTTTAAGCTTGGCAGTAATTGCG aTGAAGAATACAAGAAGGATGATGTAGTCTTGTTAGTAATACTTACAGTCCTGAGAATATGTGGCGAAATCGAGATGCTTTCATTTCTGGAACATGCCATCAT CAAAAATTCAGCACTGGAAAAATCGATTCGATATGAAcgtttaatacataaaattagaA gTCATACAAATGAAATAATACTTCTGGGAGATGCGGATTTGTATGCCGTCATTGGATATTTGAGGAATAGAAAATCCATTTTTGATTTAATCCCATCTGTAAATAAAGTTTGGGTTCAAGAgccaataaaagagaaatttttgtgGCTTGTCAAGGAATATGTCGAATATTCCTTTCCCATTTATACATTTCGAACGAAGAACGAGTTATTTACAGCCAGGACACCAAATGAAATTAACATAGTATCCATATGGACGGAAGATATTGTATTTGCCAAAAACTTAGCGATGTCTTTAAAT AGAGAcgttctatttataaatacttacaTGGACTTTTACAATGGTACCGTGCTCTTGCcatatacaaaaatgtttgacGAAACGTTGTATAAACGGTGCGAGCCGAATTTCGACGATTCTATAAAACAGCTAAGTGTGCAAAGATATGTGCcagtttacaatttattttatgatggTATATGGCAACCGCCTGTAAAAGGCACATATTGCACGGTAAAGAACATACATGGTGTGAGCCAGTGGGCAAATGCAACAAG TGGCGATGTTAACAAATGCATTAATTCAGCCGAGAAAGGATTCAAAATATGGAGCAGTAAATCTGTTGCTTGTAGAATGCAAATATTATCCAAATTTGCGTCTACGTTAAAGTGCA GAAATTTGTAA
- the LOC139822933 gene encoding uncharacterized protein encodes MRIDLAEVEVSTEDSPPAAIAVAAAADIGSMDSTDDYDGVEAELTSLSWLQSLDITSAGLPTPPCSPSPPPLARQPPKKLSPLVKAELDLAENADKYRTDPNAKPPFSYATIICLAMRANDNKVSLSNIYAWIRENFLFYKYADPAWKNSIRHNLSLNKCFVKLPRSKDEPGKGGFWKLDLERMEEGKQSRRQRSMISQRSRGTKRQSPSATTTTTATTTLNALNTGSSCTPPTSCLSNTLYETPPSSVSPPIPDSLSEVPESTQVSLSEDDFTSLLIAGWDENNQLELLDLLDTL; translated from the exons ATGAGGATCGACCTAGCGGAAGTTGAAGTATCGACGGAGGACAGCCCGCCTGCCGccatcgccgtcgccgccgcggcgGACATCGGCAGCATGGACAGCACAGACGACTACGACGGAGTCGAGGCCGAGTTAACGAGCCTCTCCTGGTTGCAGTCGCTTGATATCACCAGCGCCGGCCTGCCGACGCCACCCTGCTCGCCATCGCCACCGCCGCTCGCCCGCCAACCCCCGAAGAAGCTGTCGCCCTTGGTCAAGGCCGAACTAG atcTCGCGGAAAATGCCGACAAATATCGAACGGATCCCAATGCGAAGCCGCCGTTCTCCTACGCCACAATCATTTGTCTTGCGATGCGCGCCAACGATAACAAGGTCTCCCTTTCGAACATCTACGCGTGGATCCGAGAGAATTTCTTGTTTTACAAGTACGCCGATCCAGCCTGGAAG AACTCGATCCGGCACAATCTCTCGTTGAACAAGTGCTTTGTGAAGCTGCCGCGCTCCAAGGACGAGCCGGGCAAGGGCGGCTTCTGGAAGCTGGATCTCGAGAGGATGGAGGAGGGCAAGCAGTCCAGGCGCCAGCGTTCTATGATCTCGCAGCGGTCTCGAGGCACCAAGAGGCAATCCCCCTCCGCGACGAccacgacgacggcgacgacgacgcttAACGCTCTGAATACCGGCAGCAGCTGCACGCCGCCCACCAGCTGCCTGTCCAACACCCTGTACGAGACTCCGCCTAGTAGCGTGTCACCCCCCATCCCGGACAGTCTGTCGGAAGTGCCGGAGTCGACGCAGGTGAGCCTGAGCGAGGACGACTTCACGAGCCTGCTGATCGCTGGCTGGGACGAGAATAATCAACTGGAGCTTCTCGATCTCTTGGACACCCTCTAA